A stretch of the Amycolatopsis sp. BJA-103 genome encodes the following:
- a CDS encoding 3-keto-5-aminohexanoate cleavage protein has product MEVTYDGKSLILGCASTGAKFTPANHKPTGDNLLDEICVGSTIKNSAEALLAEADALYSRGCRYYHYHARNPNTHEQTTSNEVYQKISRELQRRCKDMLISFGASRNGAEVRESIGQFGEWERLSQCSLPFHLGGAHFVTIQSAVELQLMCELERQFGEWSFDTIESPQFGEAVLAYQPSDQLTESRLDTYSTSKGADYGRTSPLIQFEVYRSAIEARDRLGLFHEVEWVQAQRSYAMSRYAVEHPLLRLGHNGQINVTLLFGFSPRLPFPRSYTEFKRVVNAAKNLEHDLTEPGVKQRHVTITVGAAVLPQQAEAHFIPLDVGPRAGQRACALRRLVSYASQPDSCVDILRFGMEDSPYTVSRHGEIGLADNCDLAEVVLAELAANGARVETDHQEIFERLGLHWVRRSVLLEQRRRPLGRPVDRRLQPV; this is encoded by the coding sequence GTGGAAGTCACCTACGACGGGAAATCACTGATTCTGGGCTGCGCTTCGACGGGCGCGAAATTCACTCCGGCCAATCACAAGCCCACCGGCGACAACCTTCTCGACGAGATCTGCGTCGGCAGCACGATCAAGAATTCCGCCGAGGCTCTACTGGCCGAAGCAGATGCCTTGTACAGCAGAGGATGCCGTTATTACCACTACCACGCGAGGAACCCGAATACGCACGAACAGACCACCAGCAACGAGGTCTATCAGAAAATCAGCCGAGAGCTGCAACGCCGATGCAAGGATATGCTGATCAGTTTCGGCGCAAGCCGGAATGGGGCCGAAGTCCGGGAAAGCATCGGCCAATTCGGTGAATGGGAACGACTGAGTCAGTGCAGCCTCCCGTTCCATCTCGGTGGCGCACACTTCGTCACCATCCAGTCGGCCGTCGAACTTCAGCTCATGTGCGAACTGGAGCGACAGTTCGGAGAATGGTCCTTCGACACCATAGAAAGCCCTCAGTTCGGCGAGGCTGTTCTCGCCTATCAGCCTTCCGATCAGCTGACAGAATCGCGATTGGACACCTACTCGACGAGCAAAGGTGCCGACTACGGCCGAACTTCGCCGCTGATCCAGTTCGAGGTCTACCGAAGCGCGATCGAGGCGCGGGACCGCCTCGGACTGTTTCACGAGGTCGAGTGGGTTCAGGCGCAGCGGAGCTACGCGATGTCCCGGTACGCGGTGGAACACCCCCTGCTGCGTCTCGGCCACAACGGCCAGATCAACGTCACGCTCCTTTTCGGCTTCTCCCCCCGGCTGCCTTTTCCGCGCAGCTATACGGAATTCAAGCGAGTTGTGAACGCCGCCAAGAACCTCGAGCACGATCTCACCGAGCCAGGTGTCAAACAGCGGCATGTGACGATCACGGTCGGTGCGGCGGTACTGCCGCAGCAGGCCGAGGCCCATTTCATCCCGCTTGACGTCGGACCGCGCGCCGGACAGCGAGCCTGCGCGCTTCGGCGACTCGTCTCCTACGCCTCTCAGCCTGACAGCTGCGTGGATATCCTCCGATTCGGCATGGAAGACAGCCCATATACCGTCAGTCGCCACGGCGAAATCGGCCTGGCGGACAACTGTGACCTGGCCGAGGTCGTGCTTGCCGAACTGGCCGCCAATGGTGCCCGGGTAGAAACCGACCACCAGGAGATCTTCGAGAGGCTCGGCCTGCATTGGGTCCGGCGAAGCGTCTTGTTGGAACAACGACGCCGCCCTCTAGGCAGGCCGGTGGACCGGCGACTACAACCCGTCTGA